ACCTTGGTAAAATAAATTTTTTTTATATCAAAAGATCTTTAAGTCAATAATTTTTTTATTTCTCTAGCAAGTAAATCAATCTCAGCTTCTGTAGTCATTTGATGTATGCATGCTCTAAACCATTTTGGATCTTCTAAAACTCTAATCCAAATTTTCTTTTCTCCAAGTTTCTTTACAAATTTATCCTTATCTTTAATATTTTCGATATTAAAACTAACAATCCCATTTAAATATTTTTTTTCTAAAACTAATTCAACTCCCTTTGATTGATTTAATTCATCCCAAAGTTTTCCACTTAATTGTTTGATATTTTTGTTTTTTTCTTTTTCATGGCAGTCTTTATCCAAAAGATCTAAAGAATTCCGGAGCCCAGCAAGTAAAGGAATACAAGAGGTAGCTATTTCAAATTTCCTTGCATCATCATGAAAAAGATTATCTGAAGTCTCATAGATGCCTTGTTCTTTTTTTAATGATTTCCAACCAATTATTGTTGGATCTGTTTCATGAATAAATCTATCTGAGACATAAATGGCTCCAAGCCCTTCTGGACCACATGCCCATTTATGAGAAGTTATTGAATATAAATCAGAATAAAAAACTTCTTCTTCAATTTTTATGTGCCCAAAGGTTTGAGCCCCATCAACAAGTAGATAAGAATTTTCTCGATTGTTTTTTAATTCGATAGAAATTTGTTTTAAAGGAATTTTATATCCAAAGTTCCATAAAATATGAGAAATAATTAGGATCTTAGTCTTACTATTTAGATTTTTTAACATCTCTAAGATTACATTTTCATCGTTTAAATTTTTAATTTTTTGGATTGGCAAAATTTTGAATATTAATTTATTTCTTCTGCAAAATTCTCGACTTGCAGCTACTACTCCAGGATGTTCACAGTCACTTATTAACAGCTCTTCTCCCTCTTCTACTTTTATTCCCCAAAAAGGCAAAATCATACCAGAAGAGATATTTTCCGTTAAAGCTATATTCTTTGAATTTATACCTAATTTTTGCGCAATGATTCTTTTTGTGGTCAATATTTCTTTGTAAATAAAAGGCCACATATCATTGGTAAATGGTCCTAAATCTTGGATAATTTCCCAATTTTTAACTATTGCTTCTAGAGAAGATTTTGGTAATGGTCCTTGCCCCCCATAGTTGAAATAACATTTATTTTTTAATGCTGGGATTTGATCTCTTAGATTATTTCTCATGGAAAATTTAAATTAGATTATTAAACTATTGAATTTTCTTTAAATATTGCCTACTAAAGTTACTGTTCTAAATTCAATATCTTCAATAACTTTCCAAGGTTCATCACTCCTTTCTGCAAATTTTAAATTTTTAAAACCTAGTTCTTTAAAATCACTAATAAATTCTGGCTCATACCATGCTCCACTAATACATCCTGTCCATAGATCATGATCATT
The window above is part of the Prochlorococcus marinus CUG1415 genome. Proteins encoded here:
- a CDS encoding aminotransferase class V-fold PLP-dependent enzyme — protein: MRNNLRDQIPALKNKCYFNYGGQGPLPKSSLEAIVKNWEIIQDLGPFTNDMWPFIYKEILTTKRIIAQKLGINSKNIALTENISSGMILPFWGIKVEEGEELLISDCEHPGVVAASREFCRRNKLIFKILPIQKIKNLNDENVILEMLKNLNSKTKILIISHILWNFGYKIPLKQISIELKNNRENSYLLVDGAQTFGHIKIEEEVFYSDLYSITSHKWACGPEGLGAIYVSDRFIHETDPTIIGWKSLKKEQGIYETSDNLFHDDARKFEIATSCIPLLAGLRNSLDLLDKDCHEKEKNKNIKQLSGKLWDELNQSKGVELVLEKKYLNGIVSFNIENIKDKDKFVKKLGEKKIWIRVLEDPKWFRACIHQMTTEAEIDLLAREIKKLLT